A single genomic interval of Streptomyces graminofaciens harbors:
- a CDS encoding ribonucleoside-diphosphate reductase subunit alpha has product MTIAPADPASVAPASAAPVTETDGPGTALLRTLTELTADLPDADPGRVAAAALRGRSARADEAELRELATEAAAGLISEDPAYSKLAARLLAVSVRAEAASQGVTTFTQSIVVGHREGLVADRTAEFVRVHAERLDALVDPAGDDRFGYFGLRTLHSRYLLRHPITRKVVETPQHFMLRVASGLAEDDTARSVDEVAALYGLMSRLDYLPSSPTLFNSGTRHPQMSSCYLLDSPLDELDSIYDRYHQVARLSKHAGGIGLSYSRIRSRGSLIRGTNGHSNGIVPFLKTLDASVAAVNQGGRRKGAAAVYLETWHSDIEEFLELRDNTGEDARRTHNLNLAHWIPDEFMRRVNADEQWSLFSPADVPELVDLWGEEFDTAYLKAEANGLAKKTIPARDLYGRMMRTLAQTGNGWMTFKDAANRTANQTAESGHVVHSSNLCTEILEVTDDGETAVCNLGSVNLGAFVDRATGDMDWERLDETVRTAVTFLDRVVDINFYPTEQAGRSNAKWRPVGLGAMGLQDVFFKLRLPFDSPEAKALSTRIAERIMLAAYEASADLAERNGPLPAWEKTRTARGVLHPDHYGVEFTWPERWAALRERIATTGMRNSLLLAIAPTATIASIAGVYECIEPQVSNLFKRETLSGEFLQVNSYLVNDLKELGVWDARTREALRDANGSVQDFAWIPADVRALYRTAWEIPQRGLIDMAAARTPYLDQSQSLNLFLETPTIGKLSSMYAYAWKSGLKTTYYLRSRPATRIARAAQAQAQQPENTIPVQQATSEEAIACSLENPESCEACQ; this is encoded by the coding sequence GGACGAGGCGGAGCTGCGCGAGCTGGCCACGGAGGCGGCCGCCGGCCTCATCTCCGAGGACCCCGCCTACTCCAAGCTGGCCGCCCGGCTGTTGGCCGTCAGCGTCCGCGCCGAGGCCGCCTCGCAGGGCGTCACGACGTTCACGCAGTCCATCGTCGTGGGGCACCGTGAGGGCCTCGTCGCCGACCGCACGGCGGAGTTCGTACGCGTCCACGCCGAGCGCCTCGACGCGCTCGTCGACCCGGCCGGCGACGACCGCTTCGGCTACTTCGGCCTGCGCACGCTGCACAGCCGCTATCTGCTCCGGCACCCGATCACCCGCAAGGTCGTCGAGACGCCCCAGCACTTCATGCTGCGGGTGGCGAGCGGCCTCGCCGAGGACGACACCGCTCGTTCCGTCGACGAAGTCGCCGCGCTCTACGGGCTCATGAGCCGCCTCGACTACCTCCCCTCCTCCCCGACGCTCTTCAACTCGGGTACGCGACACCCCCAGATGTCGTCCTGCTACCTCCTCGACTCCCCACTGGACGAGCTGGACTCCATCTACGACCGCTACCACCAGGTGGCCCGTCTCTCGAAGCACGCGGGCGGCATCGGGCTGTCGTACTCCCGGATCCGCTCGCGCGGTTCGCTGATCCGGGGTACCAACGGGCACTCCAACGGCATCGTGCCGTTCCTGAAGACGCTGGACGCCTCGGTCGCCGCGGTGAACCAGGGCGGGCGGCGCAAGGGCGCGGCCGCGGTCTACCTGGAGACCTGGCACTCCGACATCGAGGAGTTCCTGGAGCTGCGCGACAACACGGGTGAGGACGCCCGGCGTACGCACAACCTGAACCTGGCGCACTGGATCCCGGACGAGTTCATGCGCCGGGTGAACGCCGACGAGCAGTGGTCGCTGTTCTCCCCGGCCGACGTTCCCGAGTTGGTCGACCTGTGGGGCGAGGAGTTCGACACCGCGTACCTCAAGGCGGAGGCGAACGGCCTGGCGAAGAAGACCATCCCGGCCCGCGACCTGTACGGCCGCATGATGCGCACGCTCGCGCAGACCGGCAACGGCTGGATGACCTTCAAGGACGCGGCCAACCGCACGGCCAACCAGACGGCCGAGTCGGGCCATGTCGTCCACTCCTCCAACCTCTGCACGGAGATCCTGGAGGTCACTGACGACGGGGAGACGGCGGTCTGCAACCTGGGTTCGGTGAACCTGGGCGCGTTCGTCGACCGGGCGACCGGTGACATGGACTGGGAGCGGCTGGACGAGACGGTCCGCACCGCCGTCACCTTCCTCGACCGCGTCGTCGACATCAACTTCTACCCGACCGAGCAGGCGGGCCGCTCCAACGCCAAGTGGCGTCCGGTCGGCCTCGGCGCGATGGGCCTCCAGGACGTCTTCTTCAAGCTGCGCCTGCCCTTCGACTCCCCCGAGGCGAAGGCCCTGTCCACGCGGATCGCCGAGCGCATCATGCTCGCCGCGTACGAGGCCTCCGCCGACCTCGCCGAGCGCAACGGCCCGCTGCCGGCCTGGGAGAAGACCCGTACGGCCCGTGGTGTGCTGCACCCCGACCACTACGGCGTCGAGTTCACCTGGCCGGAGCGCTGGGCGGCCCTGCGCGAGCGCATCGCGACGACGGGCATGCGCAACTCGCTGCTCCTCGCCATCGCGCCGACGGCGACCATCGCCTCGATCGCCGGTGTGTACGAGTGCATCGAGCCGCAGGTGTCCAACCTGTTCAAGCGCGAGACGCTGTCCGGCGAGTTCCTCCAGGTCAACTCATACCTGGTGAACGACCTGAAGGAGCTCGGCGTCTGGGACGCCCGCACCCGTGAGGCGCTGCGTGACGCCAACGGCTCGGTGCAGGACTTCGCGTGGATCCCGGCCGACGTACGGGCGCTGTACCGCACGGCGTGGGAGATCCCGCAGCGCGGCCTGATCGACATGGCCGCCGCCCGCACGCCGTACCTGGACCAGTCGCAGTCGCTGAACCTGTTCCTGGAGACGCCGACCATCGGCAAGCTCTCGTCGATGTACGCGTACGCCTGGAAGTCGGGGCTGAAGACGACGTACTACCTGCGCTCGCGCCCGGCGACCCGCATCGCCCGCGCCGCCCAGGCACAGGCCCAGCAGCCTGAAAACACCATCCCCGTCCAGCAGGCGACCTCCGAAGAGGCGATCGCCTGCTCCCTGGAAAACCCCGAGTCCTGCGAGGCCTGCCAGTAA
- a CDS encoding ribonucleotide-diphosphate reductase subunit beta translates to MTSEAKNLLDPGFELTLRPMRYPDFYERYRDAIKNTWTVEEVDLHSDVADLAKLTPAEQHLIGRLVAFFATGDSIVANNLVLTLYKHINSPEARLYLSRQLFEEAVHVQFYLTLLDTYLPDPEDRTAAFAAVENIPSIREKAEFCFKWINEVEKLERLESKADRRRFLLNLICFAACIEGLFFYGAFAYVYWFRSRGLLHGLATGTNWVFRDETMHMSFAFEVVDTVRKEEPELFDDQLQQQVTDMLKEAVEAELQFGRDLCGDGLPGMNTESMRQYLECVADQRLTRLGFAPVYGSENPFSFMELQGVQELTNFFERRPSAYQVAVEGTVDLDEDF, encoded by the coding sequence ATGACCAGCGAAGCCAAGAACCTGCTCGACCCGGGCTTCGAGCTGACTCTCCGCCCCATGCGCTACCCCGACTTCTACGAGCGCTACCGGGACGCGATCAAGAACACCTGGACCGTGGAGGAGGTCGACCTCCACTCGGACGTCGCCGACCTGGCGAAGCTCACGCCGGCCGAGCAGCACCTGATCGGCCGCCTGGTCGCGTTCTTCGCGACGGGCGACTCGATCGTGGCGAACAACCTCGTGCTGACGCTGTACAAGCACATCAACTCCCCCGAGGCTCGCCTGTATCTCTCAAGGCAGCTCTTCGAGGAGGCCGTCCACGTCCAGTTCTACCTGACCCTCCTGGACACCTACCTCCCCGACCCGGAGGACCGGACGGCGGCCTTCGCGGCGGTGGAGAACATTCCCTCCATCCGCGAGAAGGCCGAGTTCTGCTTCAAGTGGATCAACGAGGTCGAGAAGCTGGAGCGCCTGGAGTCCAAGGCCGACCGCCGCCGCTTCCTCCTCAACCTCATCTGCTTCGCCGCGTGCATCGAGGGCCTGTTCTTCTACGGCGCCTTCGCGTACGTCTACTGGTTCCGCAGCCGGGGCCTGCTGCACGGCCTCGCGACCGGCACCAACTGGGTGTTCCGCGACGAGACGATGCACATGAGCTTCGCCTTCGAGGTGGTCGACACCGTCCGCAAGGAGGAGCCGGAGCTCTTCGACGACCAGCTTCAGCAGCAGGTCACGGACATGCTGAAGGAGGCTGTCGAGGCCGAGCTGCAGTTCGGCCGCGACCTGTGCGGTGACGGCCTCCCGGGCATGAACACCGAGTCGATGCGGCAGTACCTGGAGTGTGTCGCCGACCAGCGCCTCACGCGCCTCGGCTTCGCGCCGGTGTACGGCTCCGAGAACCCCTTCTCCTTCATGGAGCTGCAGGGCGTCCAGGAGCTGACGAACTTCTTCGAGCGCCGTCCGTCGGCGTACCAGGTCGCGGTGGAGGGCACCGTCGACCTGGACGAGGACTTCTAG